The following DNA comes from Microcella sp..
GCCGCATCGCCGAGGGCACCGAGACAATCGTCGTGCACGCGCTGTGGCTGATTCTGCCCTTCTGGGCAGCGCCGATCGCCGTCGGCTGGGCGGCCCTCGTCGGCGTGAGTGCCGTGCAGCGCATGGTGGCGGGCTATCGCGCCCTGCGCTGAACTCCCCATCGCGTGCCCCGTGCCGCGACCATCCGCGCGCCGCGTCGCAACGTCGGCCCCGCCCCTGCCCACGCCCGTCTTCGCCCACGCCTCGCCCTCGCCCATGCCCGTCCTCGGCCACGCTCTGCCCCTGCCCACGTCCCGCACCTGCCCATGCCCGTGCTCGTTCCCTCCTCCGCCGACCCCACCCGCGGACACTTCAACGGATGCGGAACAATATGAATCGCATTCGCATAGTTCCGCATCCGTTGAAGTGCAGCGGAGGCTATGCCGAGGGGGCGCGTCGGTCGGCCCGCGGCAACAGCAGGCGGTGCGCGGCAGACGCGGGGCGCCTCGTGAGGCAGACGCGGCGCACCTCGTGAGGCAGCGGCGTGAACGGCCGCCGAGCGGCGGACCGGCGCGATGCAGGCGGGGCTGCGCGGGCTAACGGGTCGTGACGCGGCGCCAGCGCGCGAGCAGCCGGATCACGGGAGCGATCGACCCGCTCTCGAGCCGCACTCGAACGTCGGCGATCGCCGCGTTCCACAAGGCGTCGCTGTAGGTCGGGTAGGGGTGGGTCGTGCTCGCGATGTCGCTCGTGCGGATGCCCTGCCGCACGGCGAGCGCAGCCTCACCGATTGATTCGCCCGCCCGCGGGCCCACGATGACCGCGCCGCGCACGCGGCCCTTGCGGTCGACGACGATGCGCGCAAAGCCGGCAACGTCGCCCTCGGCGATCGCCCGGTCGGTGTGCGCGTGCTGCACCTCGACCACGTGGCAGTTCTCAGCCTCGGCGTCTGCGGGCGCGAGACCCACGGCTGCGACCTCGGGGTGCGTGAACGTGACGCGCGGCACGGCAGCAGCATCCACTCGGCGACGCAGCCCGAGCGCCGCATTCGTGGCCGCGAGGCTGCCGTTGACGCCCGCGATGTGGGTGAACTGCGGCAGACCGCTGACGTCGCCCGCCGACCAGATGCGGCGGTTGCTCGTGCGCAGCGAGGTGTCGACCTGCACGTAGCCGCGCTCGTCGAGCGCCACCCCGGCCGCCTCGACATCGAGACCCTCGAGACGCGGCGAACGGCCGAGCGCGACGAGCAGGCGGTCGAAGGGCACGGCAGACCCATCAGAGAGGTGCAGGATGCCCGCACCCGCATCGCCCGACCGCTCGACCCGCTCCACCGTCGTCGACACCCGCACGTCGATGCCGTCGCGCACCATCGCCGCGGCGACCAGAGTCGAGGCGTCGGGGTCCTCTTTCGGCAGCACGCGCGTGTTGCGCTGCACGAGCGACACACGGGTGCCGAGGCGCGCGAAGGCCTGGCTGAGCTCAGAGCCGATCGCGCCCGCGCCGAGAACGGCGAGCCGCTCGGGCTGCTCGGTGAGATCCCACACGTCATCGCTCGTCAGCACGGCCACGTCGTCGATGCCGGGCAGGTCGGGCACCTCGGGCGCCGAACCGGTGGCGATGATGGCCTGGCGAAAGCGTACGGCGAGGGGCGCGGCGCCGTCGACCGGCGCGACCTCGGCGCTGCGCGGCCCCGTGAAGCGCGCGCGGCCCATGATGACGCGGGCTCCAGTCGCCTCGACCACTTCGGCCGAGTCGGCCGGCTCGATCTCGTGTATCGCCGCGTGCACGTGCTGCATGACGGCCCCGAAGTCGACGCGCACGCCGTCGACGTGCACGCCCAGCCGAGCGCCGTCGCGGGCTCGCGCGGCGACGTCGGCCGCGGCAATGAGCGACTTCGAGGGCACGCAGCCGGTGTAGAGGCAGTCGCCGCCCATGCGGTGCGCCTCGACGAGCAGCGTGCTCACACCGAATCGGGCGGCCGTCTTTGCGGCGACGAGTCCGGCGGTGCCGCCCCCGATCACGAGCAGGTCGACATCGAGCGGGGCGGCAGAAGCTGCGGTCATGGGCAGAGAGTATCGCCCGGGCTGCTTGTTAGCCTGGGGCGTGCTCATTCGCCCCCTCACCGCCGCCGACGCCGACGAACTCGCCCTGCTCAACGACGCCGCGACCCCCGCCGTGCCGATCACCGAGCCGGCGGGCCTGGCGCGCCTCGTCGAGCTCGCCGAGCTGGCCCTCGGTCTCGAGCGCGACGGGCAGCTTGTGGGCTTCGTCATCGCGATCGGCCCCGGGTCGCCCTACGAGAGCGAGAACTACGCCTACTTCGAGTCGCGCGGCGTCGACCACCTCTATGTCGACCGCATCGTCATCGCCGAGAGCGAGCGCGGCAATGGTCTCGGCCCGATGCTCTACGAGCAGGTGTTCGCGGCCGCGCGCGCAGCGGGTCGGCGCGATGTGACGTGTGAGGTCAACCTCGACCCGCCGAACCCGGGCAGCCAGGCGTTCCACGCTCGCCTCGGGTTCGAGCAGGTCGGCGTGCAGTCGACCAAGGGCGGCGCGGTGACCGTGTCGCTGCTCGCCGCGCCCGTGGCGTGAGCCGCACGACAGGTCAGCGCTGCTGGCCGTTCTTGGGCATCCACTCGGCGGCCAGCACGGCGGCCTGCGTGCGCCGCTGCATGCCGAGCTTCGAGAGAATTCCGCTGACGTAGTTCTTGACCGTCTTCTCGGCGAGAAACAGTCGCGCGCCGATCTCGCGATTCGACAGGCCCTCGGCGATGAGGGCGAGAATCTCGGTCTCGCGCGGAGTCAAGCCGTCGAGCGGTGACGCTTCGCGGGCGCGGCTCAGCACGCGCTCGGTGACGGCAGGGTCGAGCAGCATCTCGCCCGCCGAGACGCGGCGGATCGCCTCGATGAGGCTCGTCGCGCGCACCTCTTTCAGCAGGTAGCCGTTGGCGCCGGCGAGCACAGCAGCGAGCACGGCCTCGTCGTCGTCGTATGAGGTGAGAATGAGGCAGCCGAGCTCAGGGCGCTCTGATTTGAGGTCTCGGCAGACGTCGATGCCGCTGCCGTCGGGCAGCCGACCGTCGAGCACGGCAACGGTCGCGCCCGACGCGAGAATCGCGTCGGCGGCCCCGGCGACGACCCCTGCTTCGCCGACGACGCTGATGTCGTCTTCCTGCTCGAGCAGGTCGGCGATGCCGCGCCGCACGATCTCATGATCGTCGAGCAGGAACACGCTCACAGGAATGTTCATCGTGCCTCCCAGGGTACGCTCCAATACACCTGAGTTCCCTGAGGTGAAGCCTTTTCAATCACGAAAGTTCCGCCGCGCTCGCGGGCACGTGCCTCGAGATTGCCTAAACCGCTGCGCCGGTCGGTCTCGGGCATGCCCACGCCGTTGTCGCGCACTGTCACGATCACCTCTGCACCGCGTACCGCGACGCTCGCCTCGACCACCGTGGCCTGGGCATGCCGCACGACGTTCGAGAGCGACTCGCGCAACACGGCGGCGACCTCGTCGCCGAGCTCGGTGTTGACGAGCGTGTCGACGGGGCCCGCGAACTCAAGGCGCGAATCGAGGGTCTCGCCTTCAAGGGTCTCGCGCATGAGCGTGTTGATGCGCGCTCGCAGGCTGTGCATGCCCGCGCTCGCCGGCGTCGATAGTCGGTAAATCGCCTGACGGATCTGCCGGATCGTCGAGTCGATCGCGTCGACCTGCCCCGCGATGCGTGCGCCGCTCGACGTGGAGGGGTCACCCACGACGCTCTGCAGGCTGAGCCCGACGGCGAACAGGCTCTGAATCACGTGGTCGTGCAGGTCGCGCGCGATGCGGTCGCGCTCATCGGCGAGCGCGATGCGCTGCTCGTCGATGCGCGCCCCCGCGAGTTCGCGCGCGATGGCTACCGACCGTGCGAAGCGCGTGATGGTCTCGCGCTCGGCGGCGCTGAACGGGTGGCCGTGCGCTCCGCGCGCGATGCCGAGCTCGCACGACTCGCGGTCGGCGCTGCCCTGCATGGGCACGATGAGCGTGGGCCCGGGGTCGGAATCGCCGGCCAGGCGGACGAGCTCGCTGCGGGCATCCGTCGCCGCGTGATCGGCGTTGACGATGACCACATGCGGGGCGTGCGAGAGCTGGCGCACGACGTCGACGATCGCTGGCACCTCGTCGGAGCCGATCGCGCCCGACAGCAGGTTCTGCGTGAGCTGCTCTGAGGCGGTCAGCCAGCGGCGGTCTTCTTGCGACTGCTCGTAGAGTCGCGAGTTGGCGATCGCCGTGCCTGCCATGGCCGCAAGCGCCGCGATGATCGATTCGTCGACGTCGTCGAAGGCACCCTCGCTGCGCTCAGTGAGGTAGAGGTTGCCAAAGACCGTGCCGTCAACATGGATGGGCACGCCGAGAAAGGCGTCCATGGGCGGGTGGTGAGGCGGAAAACCGACCGACCGCGGGTCACGCGACAAGTGATCGAGACGGATGCTCGCACCCTCGGTGATCACGGCGCCGAGAATGCCCTTTCCGCTCGGCGGCTCGCCGAGCAGCCGCACCTGCTCGTCGCTCAGCCCCGAGTGCAAGAAGCGCTCGAGGGCACCGTCGGGGCCGATGACGCCGAGCGCGCCGTACTGCGCGCCGACGAGCTCGCGGGCCACGGCGACAATGCGTTGCAGGGCTGCCGTCAGCTCGAGATCTTCGGTGACGGCACGCGCGGCCGAGACGAGCAGCCCGATGCGATGGTAGCCCTCATCAGTCGTCGATGCCCGGTCGAGAATGCGCCGCACGAGCGCATCGACAACAGGGCTCTGCGCCGCGCCCGCCTCAACGGTGCGCGCCCGCTGCTCGGCAGACGTCACGGTGCGCCGTCAGGGTGATTTGTCGAGTCGGCCGCTGGGCGACGACCGCCGCGCAGCGGCACGGGCGTGACGTCACCCGAAACCTCGTCTTTGACGAGGAACGGCCGCAGCTCGACGGGCTCGATCGCCTCTGCACGCTTCTTTGCCTGGCGGCGGCGGTAGACCAGGTTCAGCACCTCGACACCGATGGCGAACGCGATGGGGCCGTAGATGAGGGCCTTGTCGATGTGCACGTCGAAGCCCTCGGCGATGAGGGTCGACCCGATGAGCACGAGAAAGGCGAGGGCGAGCATCTTGACGGTGGGGTGGCGGTTCACGAAGTCGCTGATCGCCTTGGCCGTGAAGAGCATGAGAGTGATGGCGATGACGACGGCTGCAATCATGATCCACAGCTCGTCGACCATGCCGACGGCGGTGATGACCGAGTCGAGAGAGAACACGATGTCGATGAGCAGAATCTGCACGATGATGCCCGCGAAGGTCACGGTCTTGCCACTCGACTGCTGGTGGCCCTCGGCCCCCTCGAGCTTCTCGTGAATTTCGACGACGGCCTTGTAGACGAGGAAGAGCCCGCCGAGAATCAAGATCAGGTCGCGGCCCGAGAAGCCCATGCCGAAGAGCTCGAAGAGGTCGTTCGTGAGGCTGATGATCCAGCTCGCCGCGAACAGCAGCAGGATGCGCATGATCATGGCGAGCGAGAGACCCACGATGCGAGCCCGGTTCTGCTGCTCGGGCGGCAGCTTCGCCGCGAGGATCGAGATGAACACCACGTTGTCGATGCCGAGCACGATCTCGAGCACGAGCAGTGTGGCGAAGGCGATCAGCAGCTCGGGCGAGAAGACGAATTCCATCCCCGCATACTAGTGAGCGATGGTGAGGTTCCCGCCGAATCGCTTTCGCGGCGGCCGCGCTCGGCGATCTGCTCGATGTCGGCGACGAGTCGGCGTACACTCGTGCTCGTACACGGGAGTCCGGTGAGCCGGGCTGAGAGGAAGCTCATTCCAAGCTTCGACCGTCGAACCTGATCCGGATCATGCCGGCGCAGGGAGGACTTCTCGCACCCGTGCCGACCGAATTCGCGGGCGCGAACGCCGTGCCCGCGCTGAGCGAAAGGCACGCATATGACCAGCACCGCATCCCCCTCCACCCACGCCGCGCGCCCGAGCATGCGCTGGCGCGTCGTCGACATCGTCATCGCGAGCGTGCTCGGCGTCGGCGGCGGGCTCGTCTTCACACTGTGGAACCTCGTCTACTCGCCGCTCACCGCGCCGATCGAGGCGGTGCTGCCGGGCCTGCAGGCGCTCGTCTACGCGGTCTGGCTGTTTCCGGCCGTGCTCGTCGGGCTTATTGTGCGCAAGCCCGGCGCAGCCCTCTATGGTGAGCTCGTCGCAGCCGCCGTCTCGGCGCTGCTCGGCGGGTTCTGGGGCTGGACGGCCCTGGCCTGGGGTCTCGTGCAGGGCCTCGGGGCCGAGCTCGTCTTCGCGATTCTGCTCTACCGCGCCTGGGGCCTCGTGCCCGCGATCCTCGCGGGAGTGGGCGCGGGAGCCGGCCTCACGATCATGGACCTCACGTTCTACTACGCCGCCGCACGACCCGAGTTCATGGTCGTGTATGCCGTGAGTGCCATGCTCTCGGGCGCCGTCATCGCGGGCCTCGGCAGCTGGCTCATCGTGCGGGGCCTTGCGCGCACGGGTGCGCTCTCGCGCTTCGCGGCCGGTCGCGAGATCGCGCAGCGTACGGAGGTCGACGAGGTCGCGGCTGGTGCGCCCGCGTCGGCCAGCCCGGCCCCCGAGGCGCAGGAGCGCACATCGACCTCGTGACGACCGCGGCCGCAGCGCTCGGGGCGCACGACTGGGGCTGGACCCCCGCGGGCCGCTCGACGCCCGTGCTCGACGGGGTCGACCTCAGCATCGCTCCGGGCGAGCGCGTGCTGCTGCTCGGCGCCTCGGGCAGCGGCAAGTCGACGCTGCTGCAGGCATGGGCGGGCGTGCTCGGCGGGTCAGACGAGGGCGATCAGCGCGGCAGTCTGACGGTCGACGACCGCCCGGTGGCTGAGACGCGCGGTCGCGTCGGGCTGCTGTTGCAGGATCCGGATGCTCAGCTCGTGCTCGCCCGTGCCCGAGACGACGTGGCCTTTGGCCCCGAGAACCTCGGGGTGCCGGCCGCGCAGATCGTCGAGCGCGTCGACTCGTCGCTGCGGGCCGTCGGGCTCGACCTGCCCGCCGACGCCGAGGGCGCCCGGCTCTCGGGCGGGCAGCGCCAGCGGCTCGCGCTCGCCGGAGTGCTCGCGCTCGAGCCCGCGGCCCTGCTGCTCGATGAGCCGACCGCGCAGCTCGACCCGGCCGGCGTCGAGCAGGTCGCCCAGGCGGTCGCCGACCTCGTGAGCGAGCGCGGCCTCACCCTCGTGGTCGTCGAGCACCGCGTGGACGTGTGGGCTGCCCTCGTCGATCGCGTGATCGTGCTCGATGGCGGCCGTGTGGTCGCCGACGGGCCCGTCGACGAGGTGCTGGCCGCGCAGGGTGCAGAGCTCGCGGCGCGCGGCGTGTGGGTTCCGGGGCGTGAGCCCGAGCATCCGCCCGCCGCCTCGTCACCGCTCGGCGAGGTGCTCGTGCAGACGGCGGGGCTCGACGTGCAGCCCGCGGGGGGCGAGTCGATCAGTCTCGGGCTCGACCTCGAGGTGCGCGCGGGCGAGGTCGTCGCGCTGACCGGACCCAACGGCAGCGGCAAGAGCACGCTGCTGCTCACTCTGGCAGGGCTGCTGCCGCCTGCCGCCGGCTCGATCGCGGCGCTTGAGGCGGGCGCGCCTGGCGACTGGAGCTCGTCCGACCTCGCCGCCCGCTTCGGCGTCGTGTTTCAGAACCCCGAGCACCAGTTCGTCGCGGGCACCGTGCGTGACGAACTCGCCGTCGGGCCGCGGGCGCTCGCTCGCGCCCGCGGTGACCGTGCTCGTGGGCTCTCCGCACCGCGTGCGGGGTCGCTCGACGACTCGCCCTTGCGCGCCGACGTTGCGGCGGGCCGGGCCGACGCGCTGCTCGACCGGCTCGGGCTGCGCCGGCTCGCGGGCGTGAGCCCCTTCTCACTCAGCGGCGGCGAGCAGCGCCGGCTCTCGGTCGCGACCGCGCTCGCCACCGCGCCGCCCGTGCTGCTGCTCGACGAGCCCACGTTCGGGCAAGACTCGCGCACCTGGGCCGAGCTCGCCACCCTGCTTGCCGAGCACCGCGACGCCGGGGGAGCCGTCGTCATGGCGACCCACGACCGCGCCCTCGTCGAGGCACTCGGCGCGCGCGAGGTCGCCCTGGCAGCACGTGCTCCTCAACCGGCGGTGTCGCAACCACCCGGTGAATCGCAGCCGGCACGGCGTGTCGCGGGCGACACGCCGCGCGAGCCGGGCGAACTCCGGGGCGAGGCGACAGCGGGCGAGGCGACAGCGGGCGGGGCGACAGGGGGCGAGGCGACTGCGGGCGGGGATGGCGCGGGCTCGTCGGGCGCGAGTGCGAGGCGCGGGCAGACCAGGCTCGGCGAGCGGCTCAACCCGGTCGCGTCGATCGCGGCCTCGCTCGTGCCGGCCCTGCTGCTCGTCTCGACGATCGACGTGGTGTCGGCTGCGGTCGCCCTCGGCCTGCAGCTGATGCTCATACCCTTCTTGGGCATCCCGGCCCGTCTGCTGCTGCGGCGCATCGCCCCCATTCTCATCGCGGCCCCGTTCGCCGCCCTCACGATCGTCTTCTACGGCCAGCCGAGCGGCACGGTCTACGCCGAGTTCTGGCTCGTGAGCATCAGCGACGGCTCGCTCGAGCTGGCCCTCGCCACCCTGCTGCGCATTCTGGCCATCGCGATTCCGGCCATCGCCCTGTTCTCGCGGCCCGATGCGACGCGGCTGGGGGATGCTCTCGGTCAGAACCTGCGCCTGCCCAGTCGCTTCGTGCTCGGGGGAGTCGCAGCCCTGCGACTGTTGACCGTGCTGCGCGACGACGCGCGGCTGCTCGAGCGGGCGCGTCGCGCGCGCGGCCTCGGCGATCGCGGCCGCGTGCGGCGTGCCGCGGGTCTGGTGTTCGCGCTACTCGTGCTGTCGATCCGCCGGGGGTCGGCGCTCGCGATCGGCATGGAGGCGCGCGGGTTCGGAGCCCCGGGGCCGCGCACGTGGATTCGGCCGTCGCCGTGGCGAGCATCCGACACCGCTGTCGTCGCGATCGCCGTTCTCGTGTCGGTCGCCGCGGTGACCACGGCGGTGCTCGTCGGAACGTTCAACCCCGTGATCGGAGTGGTCGGTGGGTAGAGAGCGCATCACCCTCATCGACGGGCGGTCGGGCTCGGGCAAGACGACCTACGCGACCGAGCTCGCGCGCTCGACCGGCGCGCAGCTGCTGAGTCTCGACGACGTGTATCCGGGGTGGGACGGCCTCGAGGCCGGCGAGGCCCACGTGCTGCGGCACGTCTTGCGTGCGCTCGCGACCGGGCAGCCCGCTCGCTGGCGGTCGTGGAACTGGGCGGATGCTCGCCCCGGCTCATGGCACGACCTCGACCCGATGTGCCCGCTCGTCGTCGAGGGCTGCGGCGCGATCAGCCCTGCAGCACGGGCCTTGGCCGATCACGCCGTCTACCTCGAGCTGCCCGACGACGAGCGCCGCCGTCGCGCGATCGCCCGCGATGGCGAGCAGTTCGCGCGCAACTGGCAGCGCTGGGCGCGGCAGGAGGAGTGGCACGCGCGCCTGCACGATCCGCGCGGCACCGCCGACGAGGTGATCGACGGCTGAGGTAGATCAGCCGAACCAGCGGCCGAACACCGTGGCGGGGTCGGCGAAGCGCCAGGCGACTCCCGGCTCGGTGATGGCGCTCGTCGACTCAAGGCGCGCCGTCTGCTGCTCGCCCCCGGCCGTGACGATGAGGCTGCCGGCGTCTGCGCCGCGGAAAATCGTTGAGCGTGAAGCCGTCTCGATGCGCACACCGAGGCCGTCGAGTTCGGTCGAACTGACCGAAATCGCTTCGGTCGCCACCAGGTCGGTCGACTGACCCCACGCGGAGCGCGCGACGCCGACGACGCCCCCGGCGGCCACGACCTCAACCTCGCGCACGGCCTCGCGCAGGCCAGCGACGAGCGCGCTGGCTGCCGATTCAGCGGCAGGGTAGCTCGGCTGGCCGAGCATCGCGATGATGATCGTCTCGTCGCCCATCGGCACGGCCAGCAGCACGCAGACGCCGGCCGCGTCGGTGTACGAACGCACGAGCCCGACGGTGCCGAGCTCGGGAAGAAACGCGGCCTGGTCGCTGAAACTCGAACCGGCCGAGGTTGTGCGCGGGCGGGTGTCGAGCAGGTCGGCGAGGGCGGGATTCGCGAGCGCGAGCTGCCCGAGCCGCGCCAGGTCGCTCGCGGTCGAGCGCGAGCCGGGGTCGAGACCCGTGCCGTCGGTCACCGTCGTGCTCGAGAGCCCCTGCTCGTCGAGCCACGCGGCGGCCGCCTCGAGATAGTCGTCGAGCCCGCCGAACACGGCGTCGATGAGCAGCTCCGCCGTGTTGTTGCCCGAGCCGAGCAGGGTCGCGGCGATGAGGTCTCGGCGGGTAAGGGTCTGCCCGAACTGCACCGGCACAGTGCGGGCGCCGGCGGCATCAAGTTCGCGATACCGGTCAACTGCAGCCTGATCGATCGTGATCGCTGGCCCCGTTCCACCCGGTGCGAGCGGCTCGGCGTCGAGCACCACGCTCACGAGAACGAGTTTGGCGGCGCCCGCGATCGCTCGCGGCTCGGTGCTGCCGCTCGCGACGATGGAGCCGCTCTCGGCGAGAGCGGCCGTCGAGCCCGCGTCGGGCAGCGTGAGCGATTCGCTCCAACTGCCGTCGACGGCCGAGCTCAGCGTCTGCTCGACGTGCAGCCGCGGCAACGGGCTGAGCATGGCGGCGGCTGCATAGGCGAGCACAGCGACGACGACCAGAGCGAGCATCCCGCTCACGATGCCGCGCACCCGACGCGCGCGACTCATGCCCACCCCAGGCGGTGCAGCTCGTCGTCGTCGATTCCGTAGAAGTGGGCGATCTCGTGCACGAGAGTCACGTGAATCTGGTCGCGCAGCTCGTCGAGGTCGGCGCTGATCGCGAGTAAGGGCTCGCGGTAGAGAATGATGCGGTCGGGCAGCTCGCCGAAGCCGTATTGCCCGCGATCGGTGAGCGCCGTGCCCTCGTAGAGCCCGAGCAGATCGAGTGAGCCGTCGTCGGGCCGAGCCTCGGTCACGAAGACGACGTTCTCGAGCCCCTCGACCATCTCGTCGGGCAGGGCGTCGAGCTCATCGACGACGAGTTCTTCGAACGCGGCCTCGTCGAGCTCGAGCGGCGATGCCGTCGCCTCGTCGGTCATGATGACTCTGACGTCGACGACTGCTCTGCGCGCTCGAGCACCTGCACGAGAGCGTCCTGCATCCAGGCCAGCAGGTCGTAGACATCGCGCAGGCCGGGCTCGGCGAAGGTGCCTTCGTCGCCGTCGACGACGATGCCCATGCGGTCGGCGATGACGAGGCGCAGATCGCCGAGGCCGCGCACCCAGTCGAGTGCGACCTCTGTCGAGAGGCGAACGGTGCGCGCTTCGTCGCTCTCGACGCCGGGGGCGAGCGCGCTCGAGAGCGAGTGCGCGAAGCCGATCTTACGGTCGACGAGACCCCGGCGGCTCAGCCGGCGCCACTCGTCGGCGAGCTCGGGGTCAGAGCGATAGGCGTCAGGCAACAGCCTCAGTACGGCCGAGTCGGTGTCGACGGGCGACTCGAGCGACTCGGCCAGCAAAGCCTGCAGCTGGTCGGCGAGCGAGACGAGAATGCTTGCCTCTGCCGGTTCGACCACGGCGATGCCGATGACGCTGTCGTCGTCATCGGGCTCTGCGGCGCTGATTTTCATCGTGGCGCCCTCTCGACGGTGGCCCACAGACCGTACTCGTGCATCGCCTCGGCGTGACGCTCCATGTGCTCGCGGTTGCCCTCGGCGAGAGTCGCGCGCCCCGCGGTGTGCACCTGCATCATGAGGTGCTCGGCGGTGCGAGCATCCACCCCGAAATGACGCCGGAACACCCAGGAGACGTAACTCATGAGATTGACCGGGTCGTTCCACACGACGATCTGCCACGGCACTTCGGCGGCGTGCACCGGCAGCTCGACGAGTTTCTCGTCGAGCTGAGGCGAAGCCGCGGCCGGGGGAGTCACACGGCCAGTCTGCCGGTCGACGCTGAATCGCCGCGCAGAACAGGCCGACCGGCACCAGATACAGCGTCGTGGGATAAATACGAATTGGGGTGAGTAACGGGGCTTGAACCCGCGACCTCCTGGACCACAACCAGGCGCTCTGCCAGCTGAGCTATACCCACCATGCAAGCCCTCTCGCGAGAGCCGACACGACAGTCTATTACAGCCGAGACTCCCACTTGGCAATGACCTCTGATGCGATCAGCTGCGCGTCGTCAGAACTCGGCCCGGGTTCGCCCGTGAACCCCGCGCGGCGGTAGTACTCGAGCTCGCGAATCGACTCGAGAATGTCGGCGAGAGCCCGGTGCCCGCCGTTTTTGGGCGGCGCATTGAAGTAGACGCGCGGAAACCAGCG
Coding sequences within:
- a CDS encoding ECF transporter S component, with product MTSTASPSTHAARPSMRWRVVDIVIASVLGVGGGLVFTLWNLVYSPLTAPIEAVLPGLQALVYAVWLFPAVLVGLIVRKPGAALYGELVAAAVSALLGGFWGWTALAWGLVQGLGAELVFAILLYRAWGLVPAILAGVGAGAGLTIMDLTFYYAAARPEFMVVYAVSAMLSGAVIAGLGSWLIVRGLARTGALSRFAAGREIAQRTEVDEVAAGAPASASPAPEAQERTSTS
- a CDS encoding ATP-binding cassette domain-containing protein, with the protein product MTTAAAALGAHDWGWTPAGRSTPVLDGVDLSIAPGERVLLLGASGSGKSTLLQAWAGVLGGSDEGDQRGSLTVDDRPVAETRGRVGLLLQDPDAQLVLARARDDVAFGPENLGVPAAQIVERVDSSLRAVGLDLPADAEGARLSGGQRQRLALAGVLALEPAALLLDEPTAQLDPAGVEQVAQAVADLVSERGLTLVVVEHRVDVWAALVDRVIVLDGGRVVADGPVDEVLAAQGAELAARGVWVPGREPEHPPAASSPLGEVLVQTAGLDVQPAGGESISLGLDLEVRAGEVVALTGPNGSGKSTLLLTLAGLLPPAAGSIAALEAGAPGDWSSSDLAARFGVVFQNPEHQFVAGTVRDELAVGPRALARARGDRARGLSAPRAGSLDDSPLRADVAAGRADALLDRLGLRRLAGVSPFSLSGGEQRRLSVATALATAPPVLLLDEPTFGQDSRTWAELATLLAEHRDAGGAVVMATHDRALVEALGAREVALAARAPQPAVSQPPGESQPARRVAGDTPREPGELRGEATAGEATAGGATGGEATAGGDGAGSSGASARRGQTRLGERLNPVASIAASLVPALLLVSTIDVVSAAVALGLQLMLIPFLGIPARLLLRRIAPILIAAPFAALTIVFYGQPSGTVYAEFWLVSISDGSLELALATLLRILAIAIPAIALFSRPDATRLGDALGQNLRLPSRFVLGGVAALRLLTVLRDDARLLERARRARGLGDRGRVRRAAGLVFALLVLSIRRGSALAIGMEARGFGAPGPRTWIRPSPWRASDTAVVAIAVLVSVAAVTTAVLVGTFNPVIGVVGG
- a CDS encoding GAF domain-containing sensor histidine kinase, whose amino-acid sequence is MTSAEQRARTVEAGAAQSPVVDALVRRILDRASTTDEGYHRIGLLVSAARAVTEDLELTAALQRIVAVARELVGAQYGALGVIGPDGALERFLHSGLSDEQVRLLGEPPSGKGILGAVITEGASIRLDHLSRDPRSVGFPPHHPPMDAFLGVPIHVDGTVFGNLYLTERSEGAFDDVDESIIAALAAMAGTAIANSRLYEQSQEDRRWLTASEQLTQNLLSGAIGSDEVPAIVDVVRQLSHAPHVVIVNADHAATDARSELVRLAGDSDPGPTLIVPMQGSADRESCELGIARGAHGHPFSAAERETITRFARSVAIARELAGARIDEQRIALADERDRIARDLHDHVIQSLFAVGLSLQSVVGDPSTSSGARIAGQVDAIDSTIRQIRQAIYRLSTPASAGMHSLRARINTLMRETLEGETLDSRLEFAGPVDTLVNTELGDEVAAVLRESLSNVVRHAQATVVEASVAVRGAEVIVTVRDNGVGMPETDRRSGLGNLEARARERGGTFVIEKASPQGTQVYWSVPWEAR
- a CDS encoding response regulator; the encoded protein is MNIPVSVFLLDDHEIVRRGIADLLEQEDDISVVGEAGVVAGAADAILASGATVAVLDGRLPDGSGIDVCRDLKSERPELGCLILTSYDDDEAVLAAVLAGANGYLLKEVRATSLIEAIRRVSAGEMLLDPAVTERVLSRAREASPLDGLTPRETEILALIAEGLSNREIGARLFLAEKTVKNYVSGILSKLGMQRRTQAAVLAAEWMPKNGQQR
- a CDS encoding dihydrolipoyl dehydrogenase family protein; this encodes MTAASAAPLDVDLLVIGGGTAGLVAAKTAARFGVSTLLVEAHRMGGDCLYTGCVPSKSLIAAADVAARARDGARLGVHVDGVRVDFGAVMQHVHAAIHEIEPADSAEVVEATGARVIMGRARFTGPRSAEVAPVDGAAPLAVRFRQAIIATGSAPEVPDLPGIDDVAVLTSDDVWDLTEQPERLAVLGAGAIGSELSQAFARLGTRVSLVQRNTRVLPKEDPDASTLVAAAMVRDGIDVRVSTTVERVERSGDAGAGILHLSDGSAVPFDRLLVALGRSPRLEGLDVEAAGVALDERGYVQVDTSLRTSNRRIWSAGDVSGLPQFTHIAGVNGSLAATNAALGLRRRVDAAAVPRVTFTHPEVAAVGLAPADAEAENCHVVEVQHAHTDRAIAEGDVAGFARIVVDRKGRVRGAVIVGPRAGESIGEAALAVRQGIRTSDIASTTHPYPTYSDALWNAAIADVRVRLESGSIAPVIRLLARWRRVTTR
- a CDS encoding metallopeptidase family protein; the protein is MTDEATASPLELDEAAFEELVVDELDALPDEMVEGLENVVFVTEARPDDGSLDLLGLYEGTALTDRGQYGFGELPDRIILYREPLLAISADLDELRDQIHVTLVHEIAHFYGIDDDELHRLGWA
- a CDS encoding GNAT family N-acetyltransferase, which gives rise to MLIRPLTAADADELALLNDAATPAVPITEPAGLARLVELAELALGLERDGQLVGFVIAIGPGSPYESENYAYFESRGVDHLYVDRIVIAESERGNGLGPMLYEQVFAAARAAGRRDVTCEVNLDPPNPGSQAFHARLGFEQVGVQSTKGGAVTVSLLAAPVA
- a CDS encoding ATP-binding protein; amino-acid sequence: MGRERITLIDGRSGSGKTTYATELARSTGAQLLSLDDVYPGWDGLEAGEAHVLRHVLRALATGQPARWRSWNWADARPGSWHDLDPMCPLVVEGCGAISPAARALADHAVYLELPDDERRRRAIARDGEQFARNWQRWARQEEWHARLHDPRGTADEVIDG
- a CDS encoding TerC family protein, with the protein product MEFVFSPELLIAFATLLVLEIVLGIDNVVFISILAAKLPPEQQNRARIVGLSLAMIMRILLLFAASWIISLTNDLFELFGMGFSGRDLILILGGLFLVYKAVVEIHEKLEGAEGHQQSSGKTVTFAGIIVQILLIDIVFSLDSVITAVGMVDELWIMIAAVVIAITLMLFTAKAISDFVNRHPTVKMLALAFLVLIGSTLIAEGFDVHIDKALIYGPIAFAIGVEVLNLVYRRRQAKKRAEAIEPVELRPFLVKDEVSGDVTPVPLRGGRRPAADSTNHPDGAP